The following are encoded in a window of Candidatus Micrarchaeia archaeon genomic DNA:
- the psmB gene encoding archaeal proteasome endopeptidase complex subunit beta, translated as MDDSNNVKTGTTTLGLICSDGVVFASDKRATMWHFIADKNIQKIYNITDYIAITTAGSVGDAQALVRYMQSEIKLYETREQRKMTIQGATTLMSNILFGYKMFPFYVQLIIGGVDKEPKLYSLDPGGGITSENFISTGSGSPIAYGVLETNYKINKTIKENLPIAVKSIATAMKRDSATGDGIDLVSIDKSGFKRYSKEEIEKLL; from the coding sequence GTGGATGATTCTAACAACGTAAAAACTGGGACAACAACATTAGGATTAATTTGTTCTGATGGAGTTGTATTTGCTTCTGATAAAAGAGCAACTATGTGGCATTTTATTGCTGATAAAAATATACAAAAAATATATAATATAACAGATTATATTGCTATAACAACAGCTGGAAGTGTTGGTGATGCACAAGCATTAGTAAGATATATGCAGTCAGAAATAAAACTATATGAAACAAGGGAACAAAGAAAAATGACTATTCAAGGTGCAACAACTTTAATGTCAAATATTTTATTTGGTTATAAAATGTTTCCATTTTATGTTCAATTAATAATTGGAGGAGTAGATAAAGAACCAAAATTATACTCATTAGATCCTGGTGGAGGGATAACTTCTGAAAATTTTATTTCAACAGGAAGTGGCTCTCCAATTGCATATGGGGTTTTAGAAACAAATTATAAAATTAATAAAACTATAAAAGAAAATTTACCTATTGCAGTTAAATCTATTGCAACTGCAATGAAAAGAGATAGTGCAACAGGAGATGGAATTGATTTAGTTTCAATAGATAAATCAGGTTTCAAAAGATATTCAAAAGAAGAGATAGAAAAATTGTTATAA
- a CDS encoding DUF373 family protein → MKEILVLCIDRDNDLYEKAKISGPILGREANLTAASKLALADPQDTDANAIFQAVKTYDELGKDNKVQIVTLTGDKKLGYEADRIISNQLDKILQEFSISSCVLITDGQHDEEVIPIIKSRIKIDSAKIVVMKQAKELEKTYIVLLEKLKDPYYSRIIFGIPALLLIMFALSSYMNWGWELIAIVIAIYLLMRIFGIEEYLVSTSKHFKFSVEKSSFIIYLSAFAIILVSFWTTYQAYSNASANLDAVKVLGLSIQSLMILFPWGLFLLIIGKIIDAYKDSKKIIITKYGLYMTSIVLFWLIFSMGADWVVNLEPPYISFGDFVFVILLSLILGYLCIYVIHNIKMDIVSRLRLDSKEVISEYGAYIGVVIGIDKKQNNLIIQSPFGQKRKISFDQIFDVEEKIVVKA, encoded by the coding sequence ATGAAAGAGATTTTAGTGCTATGTATTGATAGAGATAATGATTTGTATGAAAAGGCTAAAATTTCTGGCCCAATATTAGGTAGAGAAGCAAATCTTACAGCTGCAAGCAAATTAGCTTTAGCAGACCCCCAAGACACTGATGCAAATGCTATTTTTCAAGCAGTTAAAACCTATGATGAACTAGGTAAAGATAATAAAGTTCAAATAGTAACTTTAACAGGAGATAAAAAATTAGGTTATGAAGCAGATAGAATAATTTCAAATCAATTAGATAAAATTTTACAAGAGTTTTCTATTTCTTCGTGTGTTTTAATTACAGATGGCCAGCATGATGAAGAAGTAATCCCAATTATTAAATCTAGAATAAAAATTGATTCAGCTAAAATAGTTGTAATGAAACAAGCAAAAGAGCTTGAAAAAACATATATTGTTCTATTAGAAAAATTAAAGGATCCTTATTATTCAAGGATAATTTTTGGAATTCCTGCTCTCTTATTGATTATGTTTGCTTTAAGTAGTTATATGAACTGGGGATGGGAATTAATTGCTATTGTTATTGCGATTTATTTATTAATGAGAATCTTTGGTATTGAAGAGTACCTTGTTTCAACTTCAAAACATTTTAAATTTTCAGTAGAAAAAAGTAGTTTTATTATTTATTTATCTGCGTTTGCAATAATATTAGTTTCTTTTTGGACTACGTACCAAGCATATTCTAACGCAAGCGCCAATTTAGATGCAGTTAAAGTTTTGGGGTTAAGTATACAGTCTTTAATGATTTTATTTCCATGGGGTTTATTTTTATTAATAATTGGAAAAATAATAGATGCATATAAAGATAGTAAAAAGATTATCATAACAAAGTATGGATTATACATGACTTCTATTGTATTATTTTGGTTAATCTTTTCAATGGGCGCAGATTGGGTTGTTAATTTAGAACCACCATATATTTCTTTTGGTGATTTTGTTTTTGTTATACTTTTAAGCCTAATTTTAGGGTATTTATGTATTTATGTAATACACAATATTAAAATGGATATTGTTTCAAGATTGCGTCTTGATAGTAAGGAAGTAATAAGTGAATATGGAGCATATATTGGGGTAGTTATAGGTATTGATAAAAAACAAAATAATTTAATTATCCAGTCTCCTTTTGGCCAAAAGAGAAAAATAAGTTTTGATCAGATTTTTGATGTCGAAGAAAAAATAGTTGTAAAAGCATAA
- the eif1A gene encoding translation initiation factor eIF-1A has product MSENDDEQKTNRMRLPNEKDKEVLGIVVSLLGAGRLLVSCSDGKERVCRIPGKMRRFIWVRENNYVIVKPWDIEGDSKGDVVWRYNKFQEEWLKKNGHLKNIDL; this is encoded by the coding sequence ATGAGTGAAAATGATGATGAACAGAAAACAAATAGAATGAGACTTCCAAATGAAAAAGATAAAGAAGTCTTAGGAATAGTAGTAAGTTTATTAGGAGCAGGCAGGCTGCTTGTATCTTGTTCAGATGGTAAAGAAAGAGTTTGTAGAATACCAGGTAAAATGAGACGTTTTATTTGGGTTAGAGAAAATAATTATGTAATTGTTAAACCTTGGGATATTGAAGGAGATTCAAAAGGAGATGTGGTTTGGAGATATAATAAATTCCAAGAAGAATGGTTAAAAAAGAACGGGCATTTAAAGAATATTGATCTCTAA
- a CDS encoding CBS domain-containing protein, producing the protein MINKKKVISINFEESISKAQDKISKYNESIIVLKDDKYFGILDARHISEHPVKDPSNTPCGSIAFRAPTIEEDTDIIETTKAFFSVRVSNLAIISKNEKILGIITRLGVLEELMKEKMIPKKRISEVMSSPIITIEENADVNLAITQMRKNGVRRLAVVNEQGYLRGILSTFDIGLKLIKPTERLPKLTSDKLKPWEQPIKQLIKRKIEIISPEKTLNEAVKRMIEKNVASLIVVKDKKPIGLISTKDVFETIMKSKKEETRIYISGLDRYDKSFYQEILDESKRVFDKLTKSNKDIGGLILHVKKYGNKYTVIARLEIGNKVIKTTGNEWNLPSAVNESLENLKRTVRKHGVNYHTSH; encoded by the coding sequence ATGATTAATAAAAAAAAGGTAATTTCTATAAATTTTGAGGAAAGTATTTCAAAAGCACAAGATAAAATTTCAAAATATAATGAATCAATAATTGTTTTAAAAGATGATAAATATTTTGGTATTTTAGATGCAAGACATATAAGTGAACATCCAGTTAAAGATCCAAGTAATACTCCGTGTGGAAGTATTGCATTTAGAGCACCAACAATAGAAGAAGATACAGATATAATAGAAACTACAAAAGCGTTTTTTAGTGTAAGAGTATCAAATTTGGCTATAATATCAAAAAATGAAAAAATACTTGGTATAATCACAAGATTAGGAGTTTTAGAAGAACTCATGAAAGAAAAAATGATACCAAAAAAAAGAATTTCAGAAGTTATGTCTTCACCCATAATTACAATAGAAGAAAATGCTGATGTAAATCTTGCAATAACCCAAATGAGAAAAAATGGAGTCAGAAGACTTGCAGTTGTAAATGAACAAGGATATTTAAGAGGAATACTAAGTACTTTTGATATTGGTTTAAAACTTATTAAACCAACAGAAAGATTACCAAAATTAACTTCTGATAAATTAAAACCATGGGAACAACCAATAAAACAATTAATTAAAAGAAAAATTGAAATAATTTCTCCAGAAAAAACACTAAATGAAGCAGTTAAAAGAATGATTGAAAAAAATGTCGCTTCATTAATAGTTGTAAAAGACAAAAAACCTATTGGATTGATAAGTACAAAAGATGTATTTGAAACTATTATGAAATCTAAGAAAGAAGAAACAAGAATTTATATTAGTGGATTAGACAGATACGATAAATCATTTTACCAAGAAATTTTAGATGAAAGTAAAAGAGTATTTGATAAATTAACAAAATCAAATAAAGATATAGGTGGATTGATTTTGCATGTTAAAAAATATGGAAATAAATATACAGTTATAGCTAGATTAGAAATTGGAAATAAGGTTATTAAAACAACTGGAAATGAATGGAATTTACCTTCTGCAGTAAATGAATCATTAGAAAATTTAAAAAGAACTGTAAGAAAACACGGAGTAAATTATCATACTTCACATTAA
- a CDS encoding exosome complex RNA-binding protein Csl4, whose product MDTTKPGEELGTEEEFLSGFGTYLEKEKIRSLLMGEKIIEDRKMNVDRPYKYRQIHRGVIVIGRVEKVSDQMALALIIPIDEKQGRYPKTNDYASIHVSKVKQGYVESLKNEMKIGDIIKAVVIDYDIKKGQINLATDKPDLGVVKAFCSKCRTPLKKEGVNLICEKCGNKETRAVSDDYRNTVL is encoded by the coding sequence ATGGATACAACAAAACCTGGAGAAGAATTAGGTACAGAAGAAGAATTTCTTAGCGGCTTTGGTACTTATTTAGAAAAAGAAAAAATACGTTCATTACTTATGGGAGAAAAAATAATTGAAGATAGAAAAATGAATGTTGACAGACCTTATAAATATAGACAAATACATAGAGGTGTAATAGTAATAGGAAGAGTAGAAAAAGTAAGCGATCAAATGGCATTAGCATTAATTATCCCTATTGATGAAAAACAAGGAAGATACCCAAAAACAAATGATTATGCTTCAATACATGTATCTAAAGTTAAACAAGGATATGTAGAAAGTTTAAAAAATGAAATGAAAATAGGAGATATAATAAAAGCAGTAGTTATTGACTATGATATCAAAAAAGGCCAAATAAATTTAGCTACTGACAAACCAGATTTAGGTGTTGTTAAAGCATTCTGTTCAAAATGCAGAACACCCTTAAAAAAAGAGGGTGTTAATTTAATTTGTGAAAAATGCGGTAATAAAGAAACAAGAGCAGTAAGTGATGACTATAGAAATACTGTTCTTTAA
- a CDS encoding RpoL/Rpb11 RNA polymerase subunit family protein, with translation MEIKFIKKEKNYVEIEAFELDIGVLNAIKEIVLRDSDVEFSAVKRGHFLNEKHILTVRTKKKDAIELIKKAIEEFQKDLDKLEAQLK, from the coding sequence ATGGAAATTAAATTTATTAAAAAAGAAAAAAATTATGTTGAAATAGAAGCATTTGAATTAGATATTGGAGTATTAAATGCAATTAAAGAAATTGTTTTAAGAGATTCTGATGTTGAATTTTCTGCTGTAAAAAGAGGCCATTTTTTAAATGAAAAACACATTTTAACTGTTAGAACTAAGAAAAAAGATGCAATCGAATTAATTAAAAAAGCAATAGAAGAATTCCAAAAAGACCTTGATAAATTAGAAGCACAATTGAAATAG
- a CDS encoding DUF2085 domain-containing protein has protein sequence MRLSILETYIIILLLFNILIFSTPFIYLNNNNVGTGMYHFFSFFCHQITQRSLCVYETSIADCYNQNTKYENNTKEIRVNNLIGKGIKFPVCSRDTAFFFSMLIGGIIIWIFNKNYNNPLPLWLFILIILPLAIDGLTQIIGLRESTNTIRIITGFIAGFGMPFFIIGLLNKSKKTESNKKIKVKRKNKKERGN, from the coding sequence ATGAGGTTATCAATATTAGAAACATATATTATCATTTTACTATTATTTAATATCTTAATATTCAGCACACCTTTTATTTATTTAAATAATAATAATGTAGGAACGGGAATGTATCACTTCTTTTCTTTTTTTTGCCATCAAATAACTCAAAGATCTTTATGTGTATATGAAACATCCATAGCTGATTGTTATAATCAAAATACAAAATATGAGAATAATACTAAAGAAATTAGGGTAAATAATTTAATAGGAAAAGGCATAAAATTCCCAGTATGCTCAAGAGATACTGCATTTTTCTTTTCTATGCTCATTGGGGGGATAATAATATGGATATTTAATAAAAATTATAATAACCCACTTCCATTATGGTTATTTATATTAATTATTTTACCTCTAGCAATTGATGGTTTAACTCAAATAATAGGACTAAGAGAAAGTACGAATACAATAAGAATAATTACTGGATTTATTGCTGGATTTGGTATGCCTTTTTTTATAATTGGATTACTAAACAAAAGTAAAAAAACAGAAAGCAATAAAAAGATAAAGGTAAAAAGAAAAAATAAAAAAGAAAGAGGTAATTAA
- the pcn gene encoding proliferating cell nuclear antigen (pcna) — MFKIVMQNAKSLKSMIDAIVNLIDEGPLEIKSDGLFLRAIDPSQIAMVTLNIPKSAFVEYTVTSPTTLGLNFLNLDKILARARPKESLTLTIEENTLIVEFSQEKSKRTFKIPLLETRDMVQKELNIDADVEIEILASSIKESLKDAGLVSSYLALEATGETLVFDVKGDSGKLKIENEKDGTIIRKLKTDKKSRASFSLQYLENIIKACPDSNIINLYLKSDMPIKVEYKIENAELTYYLAPRKEDD; from the coding sequence ATGTTTAAAATTGTTATGCAAAATGCAAAATCTTTAAAAAGTATGATAGACGCTATTGTTAATCTTATTGATGAAGGACCTTTAGAAATTAAATCAGATGGTTTATTTTTAAGAGCAATCGACCCTTCTCAAATTGCTATGGTTACTTTAAACATTCCAAAATCTGCATTTGTAGAATATACTGTAACCTCTCCAACCACTTTAGGATTAAATTTTTTAAATTTAGATAAAATATTAGCAAGAGCAAGACCTAAAGAAAGTTTAACATTAACTATTGAAGAAAACACATTAATAGTAGAATTTTCCCAAGAAAAGAGCAAAAGAACTTTCAAAATTCCTTTATTAGAAACAAGAGATATGGTTCAAAAGGAATTAAATATAGACGCAGATGTAGAAATTGAAATCTTAGCAAGTAGTATAAAAGAATCTTTAAAAGATGCAGGGTTAGTAAGTTCATATTTAGCGTTAGAAGCAACTGGTGAAACTTTAGTTTTTGATGTAAAAGGGGACTCAGGAAAATTAAAAATTGAAAATGAAAAAGATGGAACTATAATAAGAAAATTAAAAACAGATAAAAAATCAAGAGCAAGTTTTTCACTTCAATATTTAGAAAATATAATCAAGGCTTGTCCTGATTCAAATATAATTAATTTATATTTAAAATCAGATATGCCGATTAAAGTTGAATATAAAATAGAAAATGCTGAACTTACTTATTATCTTGCCCCAAGAAAAGAAGATGACTAG
- a CDS encoding translation initiation factor IF-2 subunit beta, with protein sequence MENYESLLDNAYTTLPKKAQSGERFEVPKPDISLEGSKTIIKNFDQILSKLRSDKTFILKYFNKELAVPASLEGKRLILCGKIQPRLFNEKLDVFVKKYVLCQECGRPDTKIQEIEKGIKIMICEACGARNPIR encoded by the coding sequence ATGGAAAATTATGAATCTTTATTAGATAATGCATATACAACCTTGCCAAAAAAAGCTCAATCTGGAGAGAGATTTGAAGTCCCAAAACCAGATATCTCTCTTGAAGGTTCAAAAACTATAATTAAAAATTTTGATCAAATTTTATCAAAATTAAGATCTGATAAAACTTTTATATTAAAATATTTTAATAAAGAGCTTGCAGTACCTGCATCTTTAGAAGGAAAAAGATTAATTTTATGTGGTAAAATACAACCAAGACTTTTTAATGAAAAATTAGATGTGTTTGTTAAAAAATATGTTTTATGTCAAGAGTGTGGAAGACCAGATACTAAAATTCAAGAAATTGAAAAAGGAATTAAAATAATGATTTGCGAAGCATGTGGTGCAAGAAATCCTATAAGGTGA
- a CDS encoding radical SAM protein encodes MEKIITKSVCPHCGKEIEAKIITENNNVYEIKTCSEHGEIKERLYDLTAFNKKILPYLKKLHEFKETEDIKECPYGCIGCTKHRTSTVLAIMEITNRCNLKCSYCFANSDATGYLYEPTYEQCIAMIDKLREQDPPCPAILISGGEPTIREDLIDMVKYARNKGMLVIIATNGYKIAGSLEYAKKLQEAGLSVIYLSFDGLYDKSNTEKKNHLIIEKIFENCRKAGNLNLMLVPAAIKGVNDDEVYEIIKFASKNSDIVRGVNFQPISFCGRMDDREREEQRYTISDLIKDISTQSNGEISENDFYPVPVVLPMINFIQTYTNQTQIAFSVHPLCGSATYIFKDEKGNLIPMPRFLNVDKFTKLLEDYVIKMEKTNKITKPLLTAALIKDITLTIDFSKVPKNLNILGLLSSIFLNNGDMQDLTNFHENTLFVGTMHFMDQYNADMERLKYCAIHYITPDLDIIPFCAYQSFGYRQKVENKWKKDIPKKE; translated from the coding sequence GTGGAGAAAATAATAACAAAAAGTGTTTGTCCACATTGCGGCAAAGAGATTGAAGCAAAAATAATTACAGAAAATAATAATGTATATGAAATTAAAACCTGCTCAGAACATGGGGAAATAAAAGAAAGATTATATGATTTAACAGCATTTAATAAAAAAATACTTCCTTATTTAAAAAAATTACATGAATTTAAAGAAACAGAAGACATCAAAGAATGCCCATATGGGTGTATCGGATGTACAAAACATAGAACTTCAACTGTTTTAGCAATAATGGAGATAACAAACAGATGTAATTTAAAATGCAGTTATTGTTTTGCAAATTCAGATGCAACTGGATATTTATATGAACCTACTTATGAACAATGTATTGCAATGATTGATAAACTTAGAGAACAAGATCCTCCTTGCCCTGCAATATTAATATCTGGTGGAGAACCAACAATAAGAGAGGATTTAATAGATATGGTAAAATACGCAAGAAACAAAGGGATGTTAGTTATAATAGCAACAAACGGATATAAGATAGCTGGGAGTTTAGAATATGCTAAAAAACTACAAGAAGCAGGATTAAGTGTTATATATTTAAGTTTTGATGGCCTTTATGATAAAAGTAATACTGAAAAGAAAAATCATTTGATCATTGAAAAAATATTTGAAAATTGCAGAAAAGCGGGTAATTTAAATTTAATGCTTGTTCCTGCTGCAATAAAAGGAGTCAATGATGATGAAGTTTATGAAATTATAAAATTTGCATCAAAAAATTCTGATATAGTCAGGGGAGTAAATTTTCAACCAATTTCCTTTTGCGGAAGAATGGATGATAGAGAAAGAGAGGAACAAAGATATACTATTTCAGATTTAATAAAAGATATTTCAACACAAAGCAACGGAGAAATATCTGAAAATGATTTTTATCCTGTACCTGTTGTTTTACCTATGATTAATTTTATACAAACATATACAAACCAAACACAAATTGCATTTTCAGTTCACCCTTTATGCGGTTCAGCTACGTATATATTTAAAGATGAAAAAGGAAATTTAATACCTATGCCAAGATTTTTGAATGTAGATAAATTTACAAAATTATTAGAAGATTATGTTATTAAAATGGAAAAAACTAATAAAATTACCAAACCACTTTTAACTGCTGCATTAATAAAAGATATTACTTTGACTATTGATTTTTCTAAAGTGCCCAAAAACTTAAATATACTTGGTCTTTTGAGTTCAATATTTTTAAATAATGGAGACATGCAGGATTTAACAAATTTCCATGAAAACACTTTATTTGTAGGGACTATGCATTTTATGGATCAATATAATGCAGATATGGAAAGACTAAAATATTGCGCGATTCATTATATTACTCCAGATTTAGATATAATTCCATTTTGCGCATACCAGAGCTTTGGTTATAGACAAAAAGTAGAAAATAAATGGAAAAAAGATATTCCTAAAAAAGAATAA
- a CDS encoding beta-CASP ribonuclease aCPSF1 — translation MDFKEIEQKIKEIVPEGCEITKIEPEGLDIVIYVKKIKTFYDSEYLIKRLSGAIRKRIVVRLEDNLLMEPEKAKKKILELVPKEAEVEKVRFDPVFSEVWIESVKPGLVIGKKGLTLRSIIETTGWAPKILRVPTMKSETIEGIRNSLFQETKKRKKFLNKLGKDICKTVEKSEWVKATALGGFREVGRSSVLIQTQNSNILIDCGINPVVFEGQKAFPYLKSMNLEPSDLDAVILSHTHLDHTGFVPYLYAYGYQGPIYCTEPTRDMMIMLQRDYLNIVNKYAGTTAPYAVKDIHEELLHTVTIGYNEVVDITPDIKLTFYNAGHVLGSSMIHLHIDNGLHNLVYTGDFKFGFTRLCNNANNLFPRVETLFMESTYGGKNNVLPDRRETDEQLVSLIEETINNGGKVLIPAFAVGRSQEVMLVLEDAFQNGRLKVPVYLDGMILEASAIHTAYPEYLRNTLKRKVLSNQSPFECEIFEIPSDRQAVIDGGPCVIISTSGMVAGGPVMEYLRNLADDPKNLMVFIGYQSPLSLGSRIQRGEKDIPLVNKEGKSEMIKMNMRVETVEGYSGHSGRKQLMAFVHNISPKPEKIFVMHGDEKRCLDLVQSIKNTLKVETRAPMNMDTIRLR, via the coding sequence GTGGACTTTAAAGAGATAGAGCAAAAAATAAAAGAAATTGTTCCTGAGGGTTGTGAAATAACAAAAATAGAACCTGAAGGGCTTGATATAGTAATATATGTTAAAAAAATAAAAACATTTTATGATTCAGAGTATTTAATAAAAAGACTTTCTGGTGCAATTAGAAAAAGAATAGTTGTAAGGTTAGAGGATAATTTATTAATGGAACCTGAAAAAGCAAAGAAGAAAATACTTGAATTAGTTCCAAAAGAAGCAGAAGTAGAAAAAGTAAGATTTGATCCTGTTTTTTCAGAAGTTTGGATTGAATCAGTAAAACCAGGATTAGTAATAGGTAAAAAAGGATTAACTTTAAGAAGTATTATAGAAACTACGGGTTGGGCGCCAAAAATTTTAAGAGTACCAACTATGAAGTCTGAAACAATTGAAGGAATTAGAAATTCCTTATTTCAAGAAACTAAAAAAAGAAAAAAATTCTTAAATAAATTAGGAAAAGACATATGTAAAACTGTTGAAAAAAGTGAATGGGTAAAAGCTACAGCATTAGGTGGATTTAGAGAAGTTGGAAGATCTAGTGTTTTAATTCAAACTCAGAATTCTAATATATTAATTGATTGCGGGATTAATCCTGTTGTTTTTGAAGGTCAAAAAGCATTTCCTTATTTAAAATCAATGAATCTTGAACCATCTGATTTAGATGCAGTAATTCTATCACATACACATCTTGATCATACTGGTTTTGTACCTTATTTATATGCATATGGATATCAAGGCCCCATATATTGCACTGAACCTACAAGAGATATGATGATAATGCTCCAAAGAGATTATTTGAATATAGTAAATAAATATGCAGGTACAACAGCCCCATATGCAGTTAAAGATATCCATGAAGAATTATTACATACAGTTACAATTGGATACAATGAAGTAGTTGATATAACCCCAGATATTAAACTAACTTTTTATAATGCAGGCCATGTTTTAGGAAGTTCAATGATACATTTACATATTGATAATGGATTGCATAATCTAGTTTATACTGGAGATTTTAAATTTGGTTTTACAAGATTATGCAATAATGCAAATAACCTATTTCCAAGAGTAGAAACTTTATTTATGGAAAGTACATATGGAGGAAAAAATAATGTTTTACCAGATAGAAGAGAAACAGATGAACAGTTAGTATCTTTAATTGAAGAAACAATTAATAATGGAGGAAAAGTTCTTATTCCTGCTTTTGCAGTAGGAAGATCACAAGAAGTTATGCTTGTTTTAGAAGATGCATTTCAAAATGGTAGGTTAAAAGTTCCTGTTTATTTAGATGGAATGATTTTAGAAGCCTCTGCTATTCACACCGCATACCCAGAATATTTAAGGAATACATTAAAAAGAAAAGTTCTTTCAAATCAAAGTCCTTTTGAATGTGAAATATTTGAAATACCAAGCGATAGACAGGCAGTAATTGATGGTGGCCCTTGTGTAATTATTTCTACTTCAGGTATGGTTGCAGGAGGTCCTGTAATGGAATATTTGAGAAATTTAGCAGATGATCCAAAAAATTTAATGGTTTTTATTGGGTACCAGTCTCCTTTATCATTAGGAAGTAGAATTCAAAGAGGAGAAAAGGATATCCCATTAGTTAATAAAGAAGGAAAAAGTGAAATGATAAAAATGAATATGCGTGTTGAAACAGTAGAAGGATATTCAGGACATTCAGGAAGAAAGCAATTAATGGCATTTGTACATAATATTTCTCCAAAACCAGAAAAAATATTTGTAATGCATGGTGATGAAAAAAGATGTTTAGATTTAGTTCAATCAATAAAAAATACTTTAAAAGTTGAAACTAGAGCACCTATGAATATGGATACAATTAGATTGAGATAA
- a CDS encoding serine protein kinase RIO yields MALSQSKKKRPEREKKQFKIKRRIESQVFDIPTLKELSRLIGKRVFDTLDHPIAIGKEAKVFRATKETVNGKKTYLAVKIFRIETSSFDKMTDYLKGDPRFDRVKKRKLEIIKAWTRKEYMNLKIAYNAKINVPKPIGYTRNILIMQFLGQKGEPYPTLQEYGPLDAKEEFKQLIKDMKKLYEIGLVHGDLSPFNILQTPKGLYIIDVGQAVILKHPKAQEFLERDVRNIINYFKKFGIKKTPEELLEYIRGKIKDKPF; encoded by the coding sequence ATGGCATTATCACAATCAAAGAAAAAAAGACCTGAGAGAGAAAAAAAACAATTTAAAATTAAGCGCAGGATAGAATCACAGGTTTTTGATATTCCAACCCTAAAAGAACTTTCAAGATTAATTGGTAAGAGAGTTTTTGATACTTTGGATCATCCAATAGCAATAGGTAAAGAAGCAAAAGTATTTAGAGCTACTAAAGAAACAGTTAATGGAAAAAAAACGTATTTGGCAGTTAAAATTTTTAGAATAGAAACTTCTTCTTTTGATAAAATGACAGATTATTTAAAAGGAGATCCAAGATTTGATAGAGTTAAAAAAAGAAAATTAGAAATTATTAAAGCTTGGACTAGAAAAGAATACATGAATTTGAAAATTGCTTATAATGCTAAAATTAATGTTCCAAAACCAATTGGTTATACACGGAATATATTAATAATGCAGTTTTTAGGGCAGAAAGGAGAACCATACCCAACATTACAGGAATATGGTCCTTTAGATGCTAAAGAAGAGTTTAAGCAGTTAATTAAAGATATGAAAAAATTATATGAAATTGGGTTGGTACATGGGGATCTCAGTCCATTTAATATATTACAAACGCCAAAGGGATTATATATAATTGATGTTGGTCAGGCAGTTATTTTAAAACATCCTAAAGCACAAGAGTTTTTAGAAAGAGATGTAAGAAATATAATTAATTATTTTAAGAAATTTGGAATTAAAAAAACACCAGAAGAACTTTTAGAATATATTCGAGGAAAAATAAAAGACAAACCTTTTTAA